ATCAGCGAGGGCGCCAGGCTGTTCACCTTCACCCTGGGCGCCAACAGCCGCGCAAACGACAGGGTCAGATTGGTCAGCGCCGCTTTGCTGGCGGCATAGGCAATGTGTTTGGCGCTGCCCCTCTCCACCACATAATCCGTCATGTGAATGATATCTGTGGTCGAATCCCCCTTCTCCAACAGATCCCGGCAGGCCAGGTTGATGCGGTAGGGCGCCATGGCGTGTATCTGCATCATGGCGCTCATCACGGCTTCCGGTGGCTGGTCTGGACTTTCCGGGAGCCAGTCGGAGGCGTTGTGGATGATGGCTCTGAGCTGGTCGGTCTCATGCCGGAGTGTCTCGATAAACCGGTCGATGCCCTCGTTGGTGCCGAAATTCGCCTGGATGCATCGGGCGCCGGCTTGCTGCAGTTGGTCGATCCCCGGTCGGTGGGATCGATAGGTGGCAATAACAGGCTGATTGCGGGACAGGCAGGCTTTCGCGTAGGCCAGGCCGATTCTCTGGCCGGCTCCGGTGATCAGGATGGGGGCGGTCATGACAGCTCCGTTCAGGGTTCGATCTGTTTAATCTCCGCATTGAATACGTCGATGATCGTCTCACAGAGCCATTTGTGTCCGGATTCTTTTTCCGAGTTGGGGTCCCAGCACAGGTCGAAGGAGAAGACGACTTCCTCCAGGGGCAGCGGCGCGGCCTTGAGGTGTTTGAGGCGCGGGTCCAGGTCCAGCAGACGGCGCGGCGCTATGGCAATGAGGTCGGTGGTCAGCAGCATGTCCGGGATGGTGTCCCAGCTGTCCACCACCAGTGCCGAGTGCCTTTCCAGTCCCCGACCGGCCAGGGCATCGTCAATCACCGTGGTGCCCGTGGACGCCTGCGACAGCTTGACGTGGGGCAGGCGGGCATAGAGCTCCGCGGTCATGGGTTCCGCCGCCCGGGGATGGTCCGGTCGCATCAGCACCACC
The nucleotide sequence above comes from Marinobacter gudaonensis. Encoded proteins:
- the folM gene encoding dihydromonapterin reductase — its product is MTAPILITGAGQRIGLAYAKACLSRNQPVIATYRSHRPGIDQLQQAGARCIQANFGTNEGIDRFIETLRHETDQLRAIIHNASDWLPESPDQPPEAVMSAMMQIHAMAPYRINLACRDLLEKGDSTTDIIHMTDYVVERGSAKHIAYAASKAALTNLTLSFARLLAPRVKVNSLAPSLIIFNDDDSAEYREKTLKKSLMGIEPGTRVAVDTIQFLLDNPYITGRTLPLDGGRHLV